TGATCGACGCGAGCTCTTTTTTCTCGGGGTCGAGCACGTGGAACGCCGTTTTGTTGAGGTTGCCTTCCAGCGTGGCGAGCACCTTGTCGGACGCGTCGGCCAAGACGAACTTCGGGGTGAGGCTCGTGGCCTCGCCGCGCGCGATCATGGTGATCTCGTCCTTCCCGCCGGCGCGGACGTCGTAGGTGGTGGCGAACGCCGCGAGCCGCTGAACGACCTCGAATTGGGCCATGACGCTGTTCCTTTCGGCAGGGAAGCCCCCGCGCTTTCGGCGAGCGTACGCGAAGGCTCGGCGCGATTCGCGCGGAAAAAGGGGGCCTCTCCGGGCGACGTACAAAAAGCCGAGGGCCGCGGCGCTCGCGTGCGTCGGGCGAATCTGCGCGACGAATCGCGCTCGTGACCCCAAGGTAGCGCCATGAGCCCCGGAGCGCTCGCCATCGTCCCCCTCGGCGTCGCCGCCGGCGTGCTCACCACGCTCGCCGGGCAAGGTGGAGGGCTCGTGCTCTTGCTCGCGCTCGCCCCGATCGTCGGCCCGCACGCGGCCCTCGGTCTCACCACACCGGCGCTCTTCCTCGGGAACGCCCACCGCGCGTACCTTTGCCGCGCCGCCGTCGATCGAAGGCTCGCGGGGCTCGTGGTGCTCGGCGCGCTGCCCGGCGCGTACCTCGGCGGCAGGTTGGCCTCGTCGGCGTCGCCGCTCTTTTTGCGGCTCGCGCTCGTCGCGGTGACGTCGCTCGCGCTCGCGAAGGCCGTGGGCTGGCTCAGGTTCTCGGTCCCTAGGGTCGCGTACGCCCCGGCGGGCGCGGTCATCGGCGCGCTCGCGGGCACCTCGGGTGGGGCGGGGCTCTTGCTCGGGCCGCTCGTGTACGCCTCGGGGCTCCGCGGTCAGGCGTTCGTCGGCACGGTCGCCGTCACGGCCGTGGCGCTCCACGCGGGGAGGCTCGTTGCCTATGGTGCGCACGGGTTGCTTACCGTTTCGTCGCTCCCTCTCGCGGCGCTCCTCGCGCTCGGAATTTTCGTGGGGAACGCCCTGGCCGATCGGCTCCGCCCGCGGCTCGGCGCACATCTCACCACCCGCATCGAGCTCTGGACCCTGATCGTGTGCGCGGTGCTCTCGGTGGTAGGCCTCGTGTGAGGGGCGCTCGGACGCGACAAGTGCCTCGAATGCTTGACCGTTTCGCGCGAAGGGCGTCATGCTACGGAGAGCGTCTTCTCGGGCGCGTGCTCCCCCACCCATGAACGTACCCGGAGACCTTCGTAGCCTCGCCGAAGCGAGGATCGGCCGCACGTTCGCCGGCAAGTGGACGGTCGATCGGCTCGTCGACATGGGCGGGATGGCGGCCGTGTACGCGGCCACGCACAGGAACGGGAAGCGCGTGGCGCTGAAGGTGCTGCACGCCCACCTCGCGGCCGACGAGGACCTCCGGAACCGCTTCCTCCGCGAGGGCTACGTCGCGAACCAGGTCGAGCACCCCGGCGCCGTCCAGATCCTCGACGACCACGCCGAGCCGTCGACGAACGAAGTGCTGCTGGTGATGGAGCTGCTCGAAGGGCAGTCGGTCGAGGCGTGGCTCCAGCGCGCGGGCGGTCGCCTCCCCATGACCGACGCGCTCGCGGTCGCCTACCAAGTGCTCGACGTACTCGACGCGTTCCACAAGCGTGGCGTCGTGCACCGCGACATCAAGCCGGGGAACCTCTTCGTCACGCCTCAAGGCGTCGTGAAGGTCCTCGATTTTGGCCTCGCGCGGCTCAAGGACGGGAGCGGCACGGGGAAGGCCACGGGGGCCGGGACCGTGCTCGGCACCGCGTCCTACATTCCGCCCGAGCAAGCCCAGGGCAAGCCCGATCAGATCGACGCTCGCAGCGACGTGTTCGCGGTGGGCGCGGTGCTCTACCAGCTCCTCTCGGGGCAGGTCGTGCACGAGGGGCGGAGCTCGCTCGACCGGCTCTTTTCGGCCATGCGCACGCCGCCGCGCCCCATCATGCACGTGTCGTCCCGGGTGCCTCGGCCGGTGGCCGTGGTGGTCGACAAGGCGCTCGCGTTCGACTGGAACGCCCGCTACGCCACCGCGAAGGACATGCGCGACGCCCTGAAGGCGGCGTACATCGAGGTGTTCCGCATGAACGTGGCGCGTCCCGTCCCGTTCGACGCCGTGGTCGACACGGGCGACGAGCTCAACGAGTCGTTCGCGGAGCCGAGCGCGGTGGTCGAGGTGAGCTTCGGCCCGCCCACGACGCAGCCCGCGCCTCGGAGCGGCGAGGGCTGACGCTCGGGCCTACTCGGCTGCGGCGGCGAGGACCTCGTCGGCGTGGATCGCCGGGTCGACGTCCGGGAAGACCTTCTTGATTTTGTTGTCGCGGCCGACGACGAACGTCACGCGAGATGGCATGCCGAGGGTCGAGCCGACGCCGTACGCTTTGACGACGGTGCCGGCCTCGTCGGCCGTGAGGTAGAAGGGCAAATCGTGCTTGGCGAGGAAGGCGTCGTGGCTCTCTTGCGAGTCCCTCGAGACGCCGAACACGACCACGTTGGCCTTCTCGAAGCGGGCGTAGGCGTCGCGGAAGGCGCAGGCCTCTTTGGTGCAGCCCGGGGTGCCGTCCTTCGGGTAAAAGTAAACCACCTTGACCTTGTCGTCCGCGGCCGAGAGGCGAAGGGTTTTTCCGCCCCGCGCGCGCCCTTCGAGGTCGGGGGCCTTCGCGCCGACAGGGAGCAGGCCTTCGCCGCCGTCCGGGCGCTTCACCTCGCCACAGGCGAACGTGGAGAGGGTGAGGGCCGTCGCGAGCGCGATGCCGAGGGGAGAGGGGGAGGTCGTTCTCATGGCACGCGTACGTTCGGCCTCGCCGCGTGGATCGTCAAGCGGGCGAGCGCGCCCATGTCACGGCCGAGCTCGGGTCGTGGTCGAGCTCGTCAGAAACGAACGACGAGGCCGTGGGGCGCGGGGGTGAGCCAGGTCGCGCGCGGGCTCGTGCGAGGCTCGGGGAGGCCGAGGGCCGGGTGCTCCGGAGAGACGCCGCGCACGAGGAGGTCGATGCCGTACGCGAGCCCGAGGCCCGTGACGGTGCCAATGACGTCCCAGGCGAAGTCCTTCCACGACGGGGTGCCCATGCCCGCGAGATCGGCGAGCTCTTTGGCCGTGCCGAGCCCGAGCGAGACGCCTGCGCCGAGGAGGAGCGGCGGGTAGCGGGCGTCGAAGAACGAGGCGGAGACGGCGTACGTGCCCGAGGCGATCACGGCGGAGAAGCCGAAATGAAGCGCCTTGTCGCGGCCCCAGAAGTCGTCCGTGTCGGCGCGCGCTCCGGTCGGCGCGAGGAGCACCGTCGCGAGGCACGCCGAGGCTGCGAGGTGGCGGAGACGGCTCACGGGCCCCAATTTAGGCCACCAGGAGCGCGGAGCGCGCGGGATCTGCCGGAACCGGGGCGATTTCCCGGGAGGCTGCGCGCGTGTAGCGTGCGCCGGTGACGACCCGGTGGACGACGTCGAAGGTGAGCTTGGCGCTCGAGCCCGTGCGGACGGCGCTCGCGTGGATCTCGGGCGCCGTGTTCGTCCTCGGGTTTGCGGTGCTCGACGTGCTGCTTCGAAGCGACGCGTACCGAGCCCATCCCGCGCTCGCCCTCGACGCGCTCTCGAGCGTGGTCGTGTGGGGGCTCTTGCTCGCCCTCGTGCGCGGTCGCGCGGCGCGCGCCGGGCTCTTCGTGGTGCACGCGTTCGGGTTCGTGCTCGTGCTCGCGTGCGCGCGTTACTACCGGGTGCCGCTCGACGCGCAGATGGCCGAGACCGCGCGCCATGCGTGGGGGGACGTGCGGACGATCGTGGTGCGCACCCTGCCGACGTTCTCGGTGACGGTGCTCGCCCTCGCGGGCCTCACGACTTGGGCGCTCGGCGATCGTGGGAGGCGCACGCCGACGCACTTGCCGCTCGCGGCGATTTGGCTCGGCCTCGTGGGAAGCCCCCCGGGCGCCGCGAGCCCCGACGCGCGCCTCCTCGCGGCGACCCGGGTGCTCGTGAGGCCGAAGGCCGAAGCCACGAAGCGCGTGGGCGGGGCGAGCCTCGTGTCGCTCCCGAGCCGGCGCCCGCGCGTGCCCAACGTGCTCGTGGTGCTCGGCGAGAGCTTGCGCGCCGACGACGCGTGCGGGGCCGAGGTGGGGGGAGGTGCGTGTCGGGCCTATCGAGAGACGAACGCCGTGCTGCCCGGGCGGATCTCGTTCACGCGCGCGCGGGCCGTGTCGAGCTACACGGCCGTGTCGCTCTCGGCCTTGCTCACCGGCCGCACGCAGGACGGGCCGCGGGACGCGCTCCTCGCCGCGCCGAACCTCTTCGACGTGGCGCGCGCGGTTCGTCACGGCGACGAGCGCCCCACGGTGGTGTACGCGTCGTCGCAGCTCGAGAGCGTCTTCGAGCAGAAGGATCCTCGCGGCCAGGTCGACGTGTTCGTCACGGCCGAGACGCTGCTCGGCCGCACCCTCGACGACATCGACGAGGTGCTCTCGGAGGACCTCGACGGCAAGCTCGCCGCGCACCTCGATCGGCTCGTGCCCACGCTGCCCGAGCCGTTCTTCTTGTTCGTTCATCTCGTCGGCACCCACGCGCCCTACTTCGAGGATCCGGGGGTGCGCCCGTTCGCTCCTTCGTCGCACGTGGTCTCGTTCGGGAACCTGCCCGAGCTCCGGAACGCCTACAAAAATGCGATCGCCGCGCAAGACACGAGGCTCGCGCGCGTGCTCCGCTCGTTCGTCGCGAGGTCGAAGGGCTCGCCCTACGTGGTGCTCTTCACGTCCGACCACGCCGAGGCGTTCGGGGAGCGAGGCGCCATCCACCACGGGCAGAACCTCCACGACGAGCAGATCCACGTGCCCTTCTTCGTGGCCGCGGAGAACGGCGCGCTCACGGACGACGAGCGGGCGAGGCTCGTCGCGCGGGTCGAGCGGAGCGTCACGCACCTCGACGTCCTCCCGACGATCGTCGACGTGTACGGAGTGGATGGCGCGCTCGGCTTCGCCGAGCACGGCGCGCGGCTCTCGGGACGGAGCCTCGTCCGCCCCGAGCTCCCCGAGCTCGCGCCGACCGCGATCACGAACTGCACCGGCATGTTCCCGTGCCCGGTGAACACCTGGGGCATGCTCGGCGAGCGCCACAAGGTCGTGATGCAGGCATGGGACGGCGAGTGGCGGTGCGAGTCTCTCGTGCCCCAGGAGCACGAGGAGATCCCCTGGGGCGAGGGCTGCACGCGCCTCCTCGAGGCCTCGCGAAGGGTCTTCCCCAAGAAGCCGAACGGCGCCGAAAATCGCTGAAGATACGAGCTTTTACAAATGAGAAACGGCCCAAGCGAGGTGCGCCTGGGCCGTCTTGCGTGTGGGCGCCGCAGCGCTCACTTCGGGAGCGGCGGGATGTTCTTGCAGGCGACGGTGAAGGTGTCGAGGGCGTCCTTCACGGCGGTGTCGAAGCTCTCCTGGCAGATGGTGCGCCAGATGACGTTGTTCTTGCCGGTGGCCGGGTCGGCCGCGCCGTCGACGAGCTGGTGGAGCTTGGGAGCTTCGTAGCCCGTGTGGGACGTGCTGCCCGAGCCGGTCGTGCAGGAGCCGCTCTTCTGCCCCGAGATCACGGCGCCGGCCCAGCGGCCACGCACCTTCTTGATCTGGTCGAGCTTCTGGATGGCCTGTTGGGGCGTGTTGGAGCTCGAGTCCTCTTCGTCGGTCAGGACGAAGAACGCGAGGAGGGCGTCGTCGCGGAGGAAGGTCTTGTTCTGGTCGGCGGCGCGGTCGGTGAGGGACATGACGAGGCCGTCGATGGGCTTCTCGGTGGCGCTGCCTGCGGTGCCGAGGCCGGCGCGGCAGCCGAACGCATTGGCCACGTTCGCGTCGGAGCGCTCGAGCCACGCGCGTGTGCCGCCCGGATCGCACGAGGTCGCAGGGACGGTGACGAAGCCGCCACGGCCGCCGCGTGTGAAGTCGCTGCGGGAGGTGTCGGTGCTGGTGACGGCGAGGCGGTAGTCGAGGTTGTCCCCGCCCTTGGTTTTGTAGGCGTTCAGCGTGTCGACCATGCGGGGGAAGTTCGCCTTGAGCTTGGCCTGCGCGCCCGCCATGGAGCCCGAGTCGTCGACGACGAACACGACGTCCATCTTGCGGCACTCGTCTTCTTCTTTGGCCGCGTCGGGGAGGTTCGCGTCGAACTGGAAGCCGCCGCCGCCGCCGTCTTGGTTGCCGCCACCACCACCACCACCGCCACCGTCGGCGGAGTCATCGGTGAAGACCGTGCGGTCGGTCGTGGAGGAGCAGGCGGCGGCGATGGCCGCGACGCCGAGGACCAAAGGAAGGAGGGCGAGGCGCTTCATGGGGGAATGGCGTAGCCTGCCATAGGCCACGCGGCAACCTTTCTTCGTCGCATTTTTCCGCGAGAATCGGCGATTTTTGGGGACGTCGGCGCCGAGGGAAGGATCGGCTCGATCCTCCGTAGAACCTCGCCCCGTTCGCGGGCCCTGGATTCCATGGGTGGCTTCCGGATACCCTCGCCGCGATGGTCCCTCTCACGAAGCCGCGCCTCCTGCGGTCGCTCCTCGCCTCTGCCGGGCTCTTCGTCGTCCTCGCGGGGTCGAGCTTGGCTCACGCCGCCGACGCGATCAGCGACGAGGCCCGCACCCACTTCAAGGCGGGCGTCTCGCTGCTCCAAGACCCGGAGGGCGAGCGCGTCGAAGAAGCCTACCGCGAGTTCAAGGCTGCGTACGCGATCAGTAAATCTCCGAAAATACTCGGAAACATGGGCTTCTGCGCCATGCGCCTCGAGCGCGACGGCGAGGCGATCGAGGCGTACTCGCAGTACCTCCGCGAGGTCCCCGACATCGACGCCGACGAGCGCGCACAGATCACACGTGACGTCTCCACGCTGTCGGTCGGCGTGGTGCGTGTGACGATCAAGGTGACCGCACCGGCGGGCTCGAAGGTCATCGTGAGCGACGTGCGCACGCCGGTGAAGGGCGAGAAGATCACGAACGCGTACCCGTTCGAGATCGCGCCGGGGCAGACGAGCGTGAGCGTGTCGCTCGGGGTGCGCTCCGGCCATCACGTCATGACCGTGCGCTCCCCGGGCTTCGTCGACGAGACGTGGGAGCTCGACGCCCTCGCCGGCTCGAAGGAGTCGCGCGAGGTCACGCTCAAAGCCCCGCCGAAGGACGCGCCACCCCCCCCGGTCGTCACTCGCCCCGAGGCGCCTCCTGCCGAGCCCTCTCGCTCGATCGCACCCTGGGTCGTGGCCGGCGTCGGCGGCGCCATGATGGCCGTGGGCGCGGTGACCGGCGTCGTCGCCCTCGGCAAAGAGAGCGACATCGCGAACGCCTGCCCGAACGACGTTTGCCCCGCCGCGTTCGACCTCGCCGGCGCGCGCTCGAGCGCCAAGACCTTCATCGGCGTGACCGACGTGCTCCTCATCGGCGGGGGCGTGGTCCTCGCCGGCGGCATCACGTGGGCGCTCCTCTCGTCTCCTAGCAGCGCGCCCAAGGCGGGAGCGCTCCCTCGCAAACGTACGCCCGAGCTCGCCGGAGCTTGTGGCCCGACCGGGTGCTCGGGCACCCTCAAGGTGACCTTCTGATGCGCCCCACAGGCTCGCTCGCGCGGCTCGCGACTCTCGCCCTCGGCCTCTCGCTCTCGGGGTGTTTCCTCGCGACCGACGTCGACCGGTTCACCGAGGCGAAGCCCAACACGTCGCGCTTCTACGACCTCGATTTCACGATCCGTGGCGCCGACTCGCACGTGAACGAGATGTTCGAGCTCCGCGTGCTCGACGAGCGAAAGTCGATCCTCACCGTGATGCGCGCAGCTCCGCTCGGGGGCGCCCAAGCGAGCTTCAAGCTGCCGTCGTCGCTCCCGAAGGACCAGAAGCTCCGGCTCATTTTCTGGGCCGATCACAACGCCTCGGGCAAATTCGATCTGACCCCCGAGCCCTTCGACCATAGCTGGTTCGTGGACGTCGACCCGTTCAGGCCGCAGGACCCGTCCGACAACGTGGTCAAGATCGTTTACGACCACAACTCGCAGTTCACCCCGGTCGAGGGGAACGAGGTCGGCAACCCCGTCGAGATGTCGTTCACCGGGCTCGGCGGGCTCACCGGCAAGCGTGTCCAGGCGCGCGTGTCGGACGCGAACTCGAAGCAGCTCGTCGCGCAGTACCGCATCACGCGTGTCGACAAACCCGAGCTCAAGGTCACGATGCCCAAGGTGATCGATCCGGGCGCCGGGACGCGCTACCTCGTCGACGTGGTGCTGGACGACGGCCAGGGCGGCGGGCTCGAGGGCTACCGGTTCGAGCGCACGAGCGACGCGACCGGGCTCAAAGTCGCGTTCGACCCTGCCCGCGACGCGCCCTCGAAGACCACGGAGAACCTGCTCCCGCTCTGAACGGCGGTGCAGCGGTGCGGCGCGAGCGGGATTTTGCCGCCGGGCCTTGCGTCGGCCCCAAAAAAGCGAAAAGCTTAAGGTTCGCCTTCGTGGCGGTCGGCTAGAGTATTTGCCCTGGAGGCAACGGCCCCGTGAGCTTCGAACCCGGACAGGTCATCGACGGCAAATACCGCATCACCCGCGTGCTCGGCGCGGGGGGAATGGGCGCGGTGTACGAGGGTGAGAACGTGCGCATCGGGCGCAAGGTCGCCATCAAGGTGCTGCACGCCGAGGCGGCTCACGCCCCCGACCTGCGCCGGAGGTTCGAGCGCGAGGCCCGCGTCGCGGCCAAGATTGGCTCGCACAACATCTGCGACGTGATCGACCTCGGCGATCTGCCCGACGGCCACGCCTACCTCGTCATGGAGTACCTCGAAGGCGAGACCCTCGAGGACATCTTGAACCGCGAGGTCCGGGTGCGCGCGCACTTCATCGCGCCCCTCGCGATGCAGCTCCTCGACGGCCTCTCGGCCATGCACGGCGCGAACATCATCCACCGCGACATGAAGCCCGCGAACGTGTTCGTGACGACGAACGGCGTCGTGAAAATCTTGGATTTTGGCATCTCCAAGTTCCAGGTGCAGGCCGACGCGATGACCCAGAACACGCAGACCGGCGCGCTCATGGGCACGCCGCTCTACATGTCGCCCGAGCAGTCGCGCGGCGCGCGTGACGTCGACGGTCGCTCGGACATTTACTGCGTCGGCGTGATCCTCTACCGCGCGCTCTCGGGAGGCCACTGCTTCGAGGCCGACAACCTCCCGCAGCTCCTCTTCAAGACGGCCCTCGAGGAGCCGATCCCGCTGCGCCCGCACCTGCTCGATCAGGCCGACGAGCCCTTCGTCGCGATCGTCGAGCGGGCCATGGCCAAGCAGCCGGCCGACAGGTACGCGACCGCGCGCGAGATGCGCGACGCCATCGAGACCTGGGTGCGCGAGTGCCACCCCGAGGTGCCGCTCCCCGTGGCGCCTGCGCGTGTCGAAGACCTGCTCGAGGTGTCCGGGGCGCGCCCCAAGGCGAGCTTGCGTACGGGCTCGAGCCCCTCGCTGTCGGGCTCGGGCTCGGTGCCCGCGGTCTCCGGCGCGGTGCCTTCCGTCTCCGGTGCGGTGCCTGCCGTCTCCGGCGCGGTGTCGGCGGCGTCGGCCTCGGTGAAGGACCTCGCGGCGAAGACCGAGGTCTCCGGCCCGTCTCCCGCGCTCTCTCCGGCTGCGGCGTCGCTCGCCCTCGCTCCCGGCGCCGTGCCCGAGGGGCCCGTGCAAGATACAGCCAACGGGTGGGAGTCCACGCCCCTCGGCGGCGCGGGGGATCCGGCGCTCGCCCGCACCTCGGCGGCACCTCCGGCGATGGGCGGAAAGAGCAGCTCGAAGGGGCTCTACATCGGGCTCGCCGCGGCGGCGCTCGTCGCCATCGGGGCAGGCTTTGCCCTCAAAGGGCCACCGGCGGCCAGCGCGAACAACGCCCCGCCGCCTCCTCCCTCGGCGGTCGTCCCGGCCCCGTCCGCGCCCACGCCGAGCGCCACGGTGGCCGAAGCCCCGAAGCCCGCGCCCGAACCGTCGGCCACGGTCGCGGCTCCGGCCGAGGTGGCTCCCTCCCCCTCGGCGACCGCGAAGGTCGCGGTGACCACGAAGGGCGGGCCGTCCAAAGCGGCCGCGAGCGCGACCGCCACGCCTGCCACTCCGCCACCCGCCGAGGCGGCGACGGGTCAGAAGCCCGGCCGAAAGATCCGAACCGAGCTCTGAGCCCCGGCTCGGTCGGGTCGAAACGAAGAGGGCGCCCCATCGACCGTGGGAGCGCCCTCATCTGTTCGAATTTACGAGGTTTTTTTACGCCTGAGCGACGACGCCGTTGGTACCGTGCGGGTGGGCCGCGCTCGGGGAGGCCTCGGCCTTCTTGGGTTTGCCGAACACCTGCTGGAGGTCCCACACCGGGCCGGCGATGAACGAGAGAGGGTCGTCCTTGAAGGCGGGGGCGTTCTTCTCGAAGACGCTGTGGCCGACGATGTTGAGCGTCCACCCGAAGGCGAAGCTGCCCGCGCTCACCATCCACACGGGGCGGAGGGGCTTCGCGGCGAGGAGGCCCACGGCGCCGCCCACGATGAGCGGGATGCCCGCCATGTGCAGCCAACGGTTCACCTTGTGGCGGTGCGTGGCCTCGTAGAACTCGGTCGCCTCTTGCCAGCGCTCGGCGAGGCCGCCGTTGAAATCGGGGTGCTTCTGGCGCCAGCCCTCTTCGAGCGCGAAGAGGCCCTTGGCGAACATGCCGAGGCCCGCGACCTTGCGGCCCGAGAGCAGCGCCACCATCCCCGAAACGGCCCACGCGTAGCCCGACTTCTCTTCTTTGGCCATGGTCTTCTCCCTGGGTTCGCACTCGCGCCCGCACGCGCGATGGCCTCCCTTTTAGCTCATCTCGAACGGTGTGCACGTCCCATCGGCGCCCCGGAGGCGAGCGATCGGCGGGCCGTGTGGTAACGTCTCCGTATGCCGAGCTTCGCTGCGCGCCGCGCCATCGCCGCCGTCGCACTCTCCGCCCTCGTCGCTCTCTCGTCGGCCTGCCGCTCCGAGCCCCCGGCCGAGCCCGTCCACGCCGATCCGGCACCCCCGGTCGCGGTCGCGTCGGCCGCCCCGAAGGCCCCCGCCGAGCCCACCTCGCAGAAGCTCTCGCTCGGCGCGCCGATCGCTCCGGGTCTCGGAAAAAACGCGTCGCTCACCGACGTGGCCAAGGCGCCCGAGTCGTTCGCGGGCACCAAGATCGTGACCGAGGGCAAGGTCACCGCCGTGTGCCAGCACAAAGGGTGCTGGATGGAGCTCAAGGACGACAAGGGCGAAGCCCACGTGAAGATG
The sequence above is a segment of the Myxococcales bacterium genome. Coding sequences within it:
- a CDS encoding TSUP family transporter, translating into MSPGALAIVPLGVAAGVLTTLAGQGGGLVLLLALAPIVGPHAALGLTTPALFLGNAHRAYLCRAAVDRRLAGLVVLGALPGAYLGGRLASSASPLFLRLALVAVTSLALAKAVGWLRFSVPRVAYAPAGAVIGALAGTSGGAGLLLGPLVYASGLRGQAFVGTVAVTAVALHAGRLVAYGAHGLLTVSSLPLAALLALGIFVGNALADRLRPRLGAHLTTRIELWTLIVCAVLSVVGLV
- a CDS encoding serine/threonine protein kinase, with the protein product MNVPGDLRSLAEARIGRTFAGKWTVDRLVDMGGMAAVYAATHRNGKRVALKVLHAHLAADEDLRNRFLREGYVANQVEHPGAVQILDDHAEPSTNEVLLVMELLEGQSVEAWLQRAGGRLPMTDALAVAYQVLDVLDAFHKRGVVHRDIKPGNLFVTPQGVVKVLDFGLARLKDGSGTGKATGAGTVLGTASYIPPEQAQGKPDQIDARSDVFAVGAVLYQLLSGQVVHEGRSSLDRLFSAMRTPPRPIMHVSSRVPRPVAVVVDKALAFDWNARYATAKDMRDALKAAYIEVFRMNVARPVPFDAVVDTGDELNESFAEPSAVVEVSFGPPTTQPAPRSGEG
- a CDS encoding peroxiredoxin, encoding MRTTSPSPLGIALATALTLSTFACGEVKRPDGGEGLLPVGAKAPDLEGRARGGKTLRLSAADDKVKVVYFYPKDGTPGCTKEACAFRDAYARFEKANVVVFGVSRDSQESHDAFLAKHDLPFYLTADEAGTVVKAYGVGSTLGMPSRVTFVVGRDNKIKKVFPDVDPAIHADEVLAAAAE
- a CDS encoding sulfatase-like hydrolase/transferase, with protein sequence MTTRWTTSKVSLALEPVRTALAWISGAVFVLGFAVLDVLLRSDAYRAHPALALDALSSVVVWGLLLALVRGRAARAGLFVVHAFGFVLVLACARYYRVPLDAQMAETARHAWGDVRTIVVRTLPTFSVTVLALAGLTTWALGDRGRRTPTHLPLAAIWLGLVGSPPGAASPDARLLAATRVLVRPKAEATKRVGGASLVSLPSRRPRVPNVLVVLGESLRADDACGAEVGGGACRAYRETNAVLPGRISFTRARAVSSYTAVSLSALLTGRTQDGPRDALLAAPNLFDVARAVRHGDERPTVVYASSQLESVFEQKDPRGQVDVFVTAETLLGRTLDDIDEVLSEDLDGKLAAHLDRLVPTLPEPFFLFVHLVGTHAPYFEDPGVRPFAPSSHVVSFGNLPELRNAYKNAIAAQDTRLARVLRSFVARSKGSPYVVLFTSDHAEAFGERGAIHHGQNLHDEQIHVPFFVAAENGALTDDERARLVARVERSVTHLDVLPTIVDVYGVDGALGFAEHGARLSGRSLVRPELPELAPTAITNCTGMFPCPVNTWGMLGERHKVVMQAWDGEWRCESLVPQEHEEIPWGEGCTRLLEASRRVFPKKPNGAENR
- a CDS encoding serine/threonine protein kinase, producing MSFEPGQVIDGKYRITRVLGAGGMGAVYEGENVRIGRKVAIKVLHAEAAHAPDLRRRFEREARVAAKIGSHNICDVIDLGDLPDGHAYLVMEYLEGETLEDILNREVRVRAHFIAPLAMQLLDGLSAMHGANIIHRDMKPANVFVTTNGVVKILDFGISKFQVQADAMTQNTQTGALMGTPLYMSPEQSRGARDVDGRSDIYCVGVILYRALSGGHCFEADNLPQLLFKTALEEPIPLRPHLLDQADEPFVAIVERAMAKQPADRYATAREMRDAIETWVRECHPEVPLPVAPARVEDLLEVSGARPKASLRTGSSPSLSGSGSVPAVSGAVPSVSGAVPAVSGAVSAASASVKDLAAKTEVSGPSPALSPAAASLALAPGAVPEGPVQDTANGWESTPLGGAGDPALARTSAAPPAMGGKSSSKGLYIGLAAAALVAIGAGFALKGPPAASANNAPPPPPSAVVPAPSAPTPSATVAEAPKPAPEPSATVAAPAEVAPSPSATAKVAVTTKGGPSKAAASATATPATPPPAEAATGQKPGRKIRTEL
- a CDS encoding DUF962 domain-containing protein, with the translated sequence MAKEEKSGYAWAVSGMVALLSGRKVAGLGMFAKGLFALEEGWRQKHPDFNGGLAERWQEATEFYEATHRHKVNRWLHMAGIPLIVGGAVGLLAAKPLRPVWMVSAGSFAFGWTLNIVGHSVFEKNAPAFKDDPLSFIAGPVWDLQQVFGKPKKAEASPSAAHPHGTNGVVAQA
- a CDS encoding DUF4920 domain-containing protein → MPSFAARRAIAAVALSALVALSSACRSEPPAEPVHADPAPPVAVASAAPKAPAEPTSQKLSLGAPIAPGLGKNASLTDVAKAPESFAGTKIVTEGKVTAVCQHKGCWMELKDDKGEAHVKMAGHAFFVPRTASGKRARVLGRLAGVPEGASCGEGHEGHGGGGGCKAEAEKQLGRPLAKLELVADGVEILD